The Natrinema salaciae genome contains a region encoding:
- a CDS encoding polysaccharide deacetylase family protein translates to MTNRNRRSFVTTVAAAGTLGLSGCLSQFREWRGGDTTSTEPTPNGDANSSETDDLPELSGESVEDFENLDDWTAMIDAGELEAEPNDPYAGSQSARLTASAGTDSAAIYRAIPDGLDLSGKALSLAVNFTGRDQLHLTLELFAPNSRNVHAMQRTLTGPSDRWVRVDFGTGRIDTQPDLTNVREIRLTARRRGDSSGSIDCRIDDLRAIDRPTTGKVLFLFDGTLESHYTRAFERMEPYGFPGVEAVMPEALGQDGRLTLDKLDELDDAGWDMAARPRTGASFLHEYTPEKQKGMIERTKVFLENRGFEDGARHFVTPRNILSPTARDLVEEYHEQAFRFGGAPNALPLTDPYNVGFFAGNAGDEARTYIDYAAEYGQLAVLQFDYIGDDGISERAFEGILEYVDAQSVEVVSASDLLGPSY, encoded by the coding sequence ATGACGAATCGAAACCGCCGATCGTTCGTGACGACTGTTGCAGCGGCCGGAACGCTCGGGTTGTCCGGCTGTCTCTCACAGTTTCGAGAGTGGCGTGGCGGCGATACCACGTCGACGGAACCGACGCCGAACGGAGACGCTAACTCGTCCGAAACGGACGACCTACCGGAGCTGTCCGGTGAATCGGTCGAAGACTTCGAGAATCTCGACGACTGGACGGCGATGATCGACGCCGGCGAACTCGAGGCCGAACCGAACGACCCGTACGCCGGCTCGCAGTCGGCTCGCCTCACGGCGTCAGCGGGCACCGATTCCGCGGCCATCTACAGGGCGATCCCCGACGGGCTGGATCTGAGCGGCAAGGCCCTCTCGCTGGCCGTCAACTTCACCGGTCGCGATCAGCTCCACCTCACGCTCGAACTGTTCGCACCGAACTCGCGCAACGTCCACGCGATGCAGCGAACGCTCACCGGGCCGAGCGATCGGTGGGTTCGCGTCGACTTCGGCACGGGTCGGATCGATACCCAGCCCGACCTGACGAACGTCCGCGAGATTCGGCTGACCGCTCGCCGGCGTGGTGACTCGTCCGGCTCCATCGACTGCCGGATCGACGACCTGCGGGCCATCGATCGCCCGACGACGGGGAAAGTGCTGTTCCTGTTCGATGGAACGCTCGAGAGCCACTACACGCGCGCCTTCGAACGGATGGAGCCCTACGGCTTCCCGGGTGTCGAGGCCGTCATGCCCGAAGCTCTCGGGCAGGACGGCAGGCTCACGCTCGACAAACTCGACGAACTGGACGACGCGGGCTGGGACATGGCAGCCCGGCCGCGAACGGGTGCCAGCTTCCTCCACGAGTACACCCCCGAAAAGCAAAAAGGCATGATCGAACGGACGAAGGTGTTTCTCGAGAACCGCGGCTTCGAGGACGGCGCCAGGCACTTCGTCACGCCTCGCAACATACTCAGCCCGACCGCCCGTGACCTCGTCGAGGAGTACCACGAGCAAGCGTTCCGGTTCGGCGGCGCGCCGAACGCGCTCCCGCTTACGGACCCCTACAACGTGGGGTTCTTCGCCGGCAATGCCGGCGACGAGGCGAGAACGTACATCGACTACGCCGCCGAATACGGCCAGCTCGCGGTGTTGCAGTTCGACTACATCGGCGACGACGGTATCAGCGAACGCGCGTTCGAGGGCATCCTCGAGTACGTCGACGCGCAGAGCGTCGAGGTCGTGTCCGCGAGCGATCTGTTGGGACCGTCCTACTGA
- a CDS encoding PKD domain-containing protein, whose translation MTGSCALASASLAGAAGVAAQSDEETVSRESFAIRKGTAEETTVYVTTADADGPTAVVVGGLHGNEVAGYTAADRIADWTIDAGTLVTIPETNAVAIERGTRNDENGNNLNRQFPEGMKPQTELARALWNVVTEYDPDIFIDLHESTGVYAGDTSDGVGQAIFHSDGAAATDAAADAADYVTQAHIDDPDLAFQIGPFSSPSADPKGLFAHKAARDLGAESFLAETVSKPALGTRVQWHTTVVDRLFQGELLRNGASTSTQEADPDESAEESTDSDAGDSSTTSPNAQIQLLPTWSSESTLDPGQTVTLDASRSRDPDGEIVRYEWCVGDSDSFEETGETIEVTVDSNGEHPVELRVVDDDGSTGTDRITLSAGC comes from the coding sequence ATGACAGGCAGTTGTGCACTCGCGAGCGCGAGCCTCGCCGGCGCTGCCGGTGTCGCGGCGCAGAGCGACGAGGAGACCGTTTCTCGAGAGTCGTTTGCGATTCGGAAGGGGACAGCCGAAGAGACGACAGTGTACGTGACGACTGCGGACGCCGACGGGCCGACGGCCGTCGTCGTCGGGGGCCTACACGGCAACGAGGTCGCCGGCTATACGGCCGCCGATCGCATCGCCGACTGGACGATCGACGCCGGCACGCTCGTCACGATCCCCGAGACGAACGCCGTCGCGATCGAACGTGGGACCAGAAACGACGAGAACGGAAACAATCTCAACCGGCAGTTCCCCGAGGGGATGAAGCCCCAGACGGAACTCGCACGAGCGCTCTGGAACGTCGTCACGGAGTACGATCCCGACATCTTCATCGACCTCCACGAATCGACGGGCGTCTATGCGGGCGACACGAGCGACGGCGTCGGCCAGGCGATCTTCCACTCGGACGGCGCTGCAGCCACCGATGCGGCCGCTGACGCTGCCGACTACGTTACCCAGGCCCACATCGACGACCCCGATCTCGCGTTCCAGATCGGGCCGTTCTCGTCGCCGTCGGCCGATCCGAAGGGGTTGTTCGCGCACAAGGCCGCACGGGATCTCGGCGCCGAGTCGTTCCTCGCGGAGACCGTCTCCAAGCCCGCACTCGGGACGCGCGTCCAGTGGCACACGACGGTCGTCGATCGACTGTTCCAGGGTGAGCTCCTGCGCAACGGTGCCAGCACCAGCACTCAGGAGGCGGACCCCGACGAGAGCGCCGAGGAGAGCACCGACAGCGATGCGGGAGACTCGTCCACGACGTCACCGAACGCGCAGATCCAGCTACTGCCGACGTGGTCGTCCGAATCGACGCTCGATCCGGGACAAACGGTTACGCTCGACGCGTCTCGATCCCGCGATCCGGACGGCGAGATCGTCCGCTACGAGTGGTGTGTCGGAGACAGCGACTCGTTCGAGGAGACCGGCGAGACGATCGAGGTGACGGTCGATTCGAACGGCGAGCATCCGGTCGAGCTGCGCGTCGTCGACGACGACGGATCGACCGGCACCGATCGGATCACGCTCTCGGCGGGGTGTTGA
- a CDS encoding asparagine synthetase B family protein, whose protein sequence is MNRELFGVFGGIDAFERFRSGDEFDEVLAGSTVTVGIRDADLGAPGWSATYTGDEGCCLVWGEAYVPGDEPNAARWFLEQYETNGLDALRELNGSYLVVLDAERSGDAFVATDPVRSRECFYTDEPGDRVFGTDAAAVGRTIADPTLNRDGVLEFLHLGVTLGEKTSVAELERLPVDSRLLPASVDSLERFVYDPQPPRSYDAVGELADRLERALQRRSTLPGRAGVLLSAGYDSRVILSKIDVDCSYTVGSLDAQEVHGARALAAQYGASHTAFPPDERYLCPDESKIRYSQGIKESLHIHHAGYTDEIGVDTMYHGLLCDTFFRGHFTASETVDVLGKEVPTGRLESDPNPVESLLGKFGYSRDASRELAERTSFDAGPETFVREAIRDEFVARRDRADTVQNALTCCGIANQPSIPFHNHLSDHFMTSFLATDRELIDWHLRTPPELRTTETFLQACERVDDDILRHRPPDRPHDTALFNEIEGFVRRKTPFVSSFEPPWPDRETLFDRHGFDRRLLAGLEHLHNLPARHKLRLIDLREWLESWSESRPELFPWLEPPEPVVA, encoded by the coding sequence ATGAACAGGGAACTCTTCGGTGTATTCGGCGGTATCGACGCGTTCGAGCGGTTCAGATCCGGCGACGAATTCGACGAGGTGCTCGCCGGATCGACCGTCACGGTCGGAATCAGGGACGCCGATCTCGGCGCACCGGGCTGGAGCGCCACGTATACCGGCGACGAGGGGTGTTGTCTCGTCTGGGGAGAGGCGTACGTTCCCGGTGACGAACCCAACGCCGCACGCTGGTTCCTCGAACAGTACGAGACGAACGGGCTCGACGCACTGCGGGAGCTCAACGGTTCGTACCTGGTCGTACTCGACGCCGAACGGAGCGGTGACGCGTTCGTCGCCACGGATCCCGTTCGATCACGGGAGTGTTTCTACACCGATGAACCGGGCGATCGCGTCTTCGGAACCGACGCCGCCGCGGTCGGGCGCACGATCGCGGATCCGACGCTCAACCGCGACGGTGTCCTCGAGTTCTTGCACCTGGGCGTGACGCTCGGCGAGAAGACCTCCGTCGCGGAACTGGAGCGGTTGCCGGTCGACAGCCGACTGCTGCCCGCGTCGGTCGACTCGCTCGAGCGGTTCGTCTACGATCCGCAGCCGCCTCGATCGTACGACGCGGTCGGCGAACTCGCCGATCGGCTCGAACGAGCGCTCCAACGTCGATCGACGCTGCCGGGTCGAGCGGGCGTGCTCCTCTCGGCGGGCTACGACTCGCGAGTTATCCTCTCGAAGATCGACGTCGACTGCAGTTACACCGTCGGGTCGCTGGACGCACAGGAAGTCCACGGTGCGAGAGCCCTCGCCGCGCAGTACGGTGCGAGCCACACGGCTTTCCCGCCGGACGAGCGATATCTCTGCCCCGACGAATCGAAAATCCGCTACTCGCAGGGGATCAAGGAGTCCTTGCACATCCACCACGCCGGCTATACCGACGAAATTGGGGTCGACACGATGTATCACGGCCTCCTCTGTGACACGTTCTTCCGGGGCCACTTCACCGCCTCGGAGACCGTCGATGTCCTTGGGAAGGAGGTCCCGACCGGTCGGCTCGAGTCCGACCCCAACCCCGTCGAGTCGCTCCTCGGGAAGTTCGGCTACAGTCGCGATGCCAGTCGAGAACTCGCCGAGCGGACGTCGTTCGACGCGGGTCCGGAGACGTTCGTCAGGGAGGCGATCCGTGACGAGTTCGTCGCGAGACGGGACCGAGCCGACACCGTCCAGAACGCGCTCACCTGCTGTGGTATCGCGAACCAGCCGTCGATACCGTTCCACAACCACCTTTCCGATCACTTCATGACGTCGTTTCTGGCGACGGATCGCGAGTTGATCGACTGGCATCTCCGAACGCCACCGGAGCTCCGGACGACGGAAACCTTCCTGCAGGCGTGCGAGCGGGTCGACGACGACATCCTGCGACACAGACCTCCCGATCGGCCCCACGATACGGCGCTGTTCAACGAAATCGAGGGATTCGTTCGTCGGAAGACGCCGTTCGTCTCGTCGTTCGAACCGCCGTGGCCGGACCGCGAGACCCTTTTCGATCGTCACGGCTTCGACCGACGACTGTTGGCCGGTCTCGAGCACCTCCATAATCTGCCGGCCAGACACAAACTCAGGCTCATCGACCTCCGCGAGTGGCTCGAGTCGTGGTCGGAATCGCGACCGGAACTGTTCCCGTGGCTCGAGCCGCCGGAACCGGTCGTCGCGTAG
- a CDS encoding oligosaccharide flippase family protein has translation MNRSITSGVFAVVSAKIVALVVTALSTPLLYRLLGASEFGAYSFLLSVFAIYMIFVSSGITDGVRKYLAEDRHAANWSEHVVGYYLRLALFLSGLGAFLLVLATRFGLVGLAFDPELQPYFYILAALVVTAQFRDYTRKTLMGFGLERYSEPLKVVDKVAFAVVAVPLVYVGGGVVGALAGHLFASALVAAIGLVLVHRRVSLSCVFGRPPANFPRKQMLTFNSMSIALIFLMMSLYHIDIVMLQRFRGSTSVGNYKAALTLAEFLWFVPMAVQTVFVHSTSELWSQNRVREISDLASRTMRYTFLLTALMAVGLAALADVAVPLYFGHEALPAITPLLLLLPGALGFALARPVLAISQGEGTLRYPVAATGAAAAINLVLNVTLIPQYGMRGAAVATSVGYGSMLVFHCWSARRVGFDPLADARLGRSALTTALTAVPIVALSTAIANPWVALAVVPPVGFAIFVTFAVLVGALEPAEPFEILSAFPDPIGAKADAVYGRLVGGERSGPSRNWLQSLLFVAGLSLLLSGLAFGLFDAGI, from the coding sequence GTGAACAGGAGTATTACGAGCGGCGTCTTCGCGGTCGTCAGCGCAAAGATCGTCGCACTGGTCGTCACCGCGCTCTCGACGCCGCTTTTGTACCGCCTTCTGGGTGCATCCGAGTTCGGCGCGTACTCGTTTCTGCTGTCGGTCTTCGCGATCTACATGATCTTCGTCAGTTCCGGGATCACCGACGGGGTCAGGAAGTACCTCGCGGAGGACCGCCACGCGGCAAACTGGAGCGAACACGTCGTCGGCTACTACCTCCGGTTGGCCCTCTTCCTGTCCGGTCTCGGTGCGTTCCTCCTGGTGCTCGCGACCCGGTTCGGGCTCGTCGGCCTCGCGTTCGACCCCGAGCTACAGCCGTACTTCTACATCCTCGCCGCGCTCGTGGTGACGGCGCAGTTTCGCGACTACACGCGCAAGACGCTCATGGGATTCGGCCTCGAGCGGTATTCGGAGCCGCTGAAGGTCGTCGACAAGGTCGCCTTCGCCGTAGTCGCGGTTCCGCTGGTCTACGTCGGTGGCGGTGTCGTCGGGGCCCTGGCCGGGCACCTGTTCGCGAGCGCGCTCGTCGCAGCGATCGGCCTGGTGCTCGTTCACCGCCGGGTGTCGCTGTCCTGTGTGTTCGGACGACCGCCGGCGAATTTCCCGCGGAAACAGATGCTCACGTTCAATTCGATGAGCATCGCGCTGATCTTCCTGATGATGTCGCTCTATCACATCGACATCGTGATGCTCCAGCGGTTCCGCGGGAGCACGTCGGTCGGGAACTACAAAGCGGCGCTCACGCTCGCGGAGTTCCTCTGGTTCGTGCCGATGGCGGTCCAGACGGTGTTCGTCCACTCCACGTCGGAGCTGTGGTCGCAGAACCGCGTCCGGGAAATCTCCGATCTCGCTTCCCGGACGATGCGCTACACGTTCCTGCTGACGGCCCTGATGGCGGTCGGCCTCGCGGCGCTGGCGGACGTCGCGGTGCCGCTCTATTTCGGTCACGAGGCGCTGCCGGCGATCACGCCGCTGTTGTTGCTGCTCCCCGGTGCGCTCGGATTTGCGCTCGCGCGCCCGGTGCTGGCGATCTCGCAGGGAGAGGGAACGCTTCGGTATCCGGTCGCGGCAACCGGCGCTGCGGCCGCGATCAACCTGGTACTCAACGTCACCCTCATTCCGCAGTACGGAATGCGAGGTGCCGCCGTCGCGACCAGCGTCGGATACGGATCGATGCTCGTCTTCCACTGCTGGAGCGCGCGACGGGTCGGTTTCGACCCGCTCGCGGACGCGCGACTCGGTCGGTCGGCGCTGACCACCGCCCTCACGGCTGTCCCTATCGTCGCGCTCTCGACGGCGATCGCGAACCCGTGGGTCGCGCTCGCAGTGGTTCCGCCCGTCGGCTTCGCCATCTTCGTTACGTTCGCCGTTCTCGTCGGTGCACTCGAGCCGGCGGAGCCGTTCGAGATCCTGTCCGCGTTCCCCGACCCGATCGGCGCGAAAGCGGACGCGGTCTACGGTCGGCTCGTCGGCGGCGAACGCAGCGGGCCGTCTCGTAACTGGTTGCAGAGCCTGTTGTTCGTCGCCGGGCTGTCGTTGCTCCTCTCGGGGCTCGCGTTCGGCCTGTTCGACGCCGGCATTTAG
- a CDS encoding DUF1616 domain-containing protein codes for MSDNNWWFFDQALVIAVTGALTFGIISGVDGYGRILLTIPLVLFLPGYALVSAVFPDEPNDDYRSFDHEKTGLGNPRLVTGGLEAVERVVLSIIFSVALVSTVTLFASATPRGVTVIPVLSGLAVLTVLLSLIAIGTRYRCLPERRFAPSLSSLSPFFARSQPSDFGRTNRQPYNVAIALGLLLLLASGGFAIANPPEHDGFTELSVETENVSGEIDTIYDSTFTAGEPQELQVTIENREHEERTYTTVVMLQQVRYDGDEATVNQSTELDRNTATVADGETSQQTLEIVPPMAGDDLRLAVLLYNGEPPSEPTAENAYRSLHLPIEVE; via the coding sequence ATGAGCGACAACAACTGGTGGTTTTTCGATCAGGCGCTCGTCATTGCAGTCACTGGCGCGCTCACGTTCGGCATTATTTCAGGTGTTGATGGGTACGGAAGGATACTGCTGACAATTCCACTCGTTCTCTTTCTTCCCGGGTATGCGCTCGTCTCTGCCGTGTTTCCGGACGAACCGAACGACGACTACCGCTCGTTCGATCACGAAAAAACCGGACTCGGTAATCCCCGGCTGGTCACCGGCGGACTCGAGGCGGTAGAACGAGTAGTCCTCTCAATTATCTTTAGTGTTGCCCTCGTTTCTACGGTCACCCTTTTCGCGTCCGCAACCCCTAGGGGTGTGACGGTCATTCCGGTACTTTCCGGCCTTGCAGTACTTACTGTCTTACTTTCACTTATTGCAATTGGTACTCGCTACCGCTGTCTCCCCGAGCGTCGGTTCGCCCCTTCCCTTTCGTCGCTGTCGCCGTTCTTCGCTCGGTCACAGCCGAGCGACTTCGGGCGAACGAATCGTCAGCCGTACAACGTGGCCATCGCTCTCGGGCTGCTCCTGTTGCTCGCCAGTGGTGGCTTCGCGATCGCGAATCCGCCGGAGCACGACGGGTTCACGGAGTTGTCGGTCGAGACGGAGAACGTCTCCGGCGAGATAGACACGATATACGACTCGACCTTCACGGCGGGCGAGCCCCAGGAGCTGCAGGTGACCATCGAGAACCGGGAACACGAAGAACGGACCTACACGACCGTGGTGATGCTCCAGCAGGTGCGGTACGACGGCGACGAGGCGACGGTCAACCAGTCGACCGAACTGGACAGGAACACGGCGACGGTGGCCGACGGCGAAACGTCCCAGCAGACGCTCGAGATCGTACCGCCGATGGCAGGGGACGACCTTCGGTTGGCGGTGTTGCTCTACAACGGCGAACCGCCGTCAGAGCCGACGGCCGAGAACGCCTACCGATCGCTCCACCTGCCGATCGAGGTGGAATAG
- a CDS encoding DUF7344 domain-containing protein: MEAKHISSKEQDEQGGNDDVQGADAEADCPADEPAFSKDEIFHLLQNERRRMVLRYLRDTEGSVRMRDVAEQVAAWEHDTTVEDLTSTQRQRVYIPLYQSHLSKLDEAGLIEYQQNRGIVERKSLADRVDKYLELDSEEESNEDGPSDDASWDDYYIVATVLCYAVLLGAVIELPFISFLSGIGLSALILFLFTALTISRVMG, translated from the coding sequence ATGGAAGCGAAACATATCAGCTCTAAAGAACAGGACGAGCAGGGCGGCAACGACGACGTTCAGGGAGCGGATGCGGAAGCCGATTGCCCCGCAGACGAGCCTGCGTTTTCGAAAGACGAAATCTTTCATCTGCTGCAGAACGAGCGCCGTCGGATGGTTCTCCGGTACCTCCGGGATACTGAAGGGTCCGTACGCATGCGCGACGTAGCGGAACAGGTCGCCGCGTGGGAACACGACACGACTGTCGAAGACCTCACGTCCACACAGCGCCAGCGCGTCTATATCCCGCTCTACCAGTCCCACCTCTCCAAGCTCGACGAGGCCGGCCTGATCGAGTACCAACAGAATCGCGGCATCGTTGAGCGAAAGTCGCTCGCCGATCGCGTCGACAAGTACCTCGAGTTGGACTCGGAAGAGGAGTCGAACGAGGACGGGCCGTCCGACGATGCGTCCTGGGACGATTACTACATCGTTGCGACGGTTCTCTGCTACGCGGTCCTCCTCGGTGCCGTGATCGAACTGCCGTTCATCTCCTTCCTCTCCGGAATCGGCCTGAGCGCGCTGATCCTGTTCCTCTTTACCGCCCTCACTATCAGTCGAGTCATGGGATGA
- a CDS encoding glycosyltransferase family 2 protein — protein MTRVSVIIPTYNRAATLPRAIDSALEQTIDDLEVVVVDDGSTDDTESVLAAYDDPRVRPVLHATNQGANVARNTGLEHARGEYVAFLDSDDEWHPEKLERQLAALTDRSSDWVGAYCDSTYDLSGASGALRSTAASVLARADDEPTRSGGEELVGEILADNVQPGAGSTLLVRTAVARAAGGFDEELDRFQDPEFCLRVLEQGKLVYVDEELVRREDTGHPPADVVANASEQYLSAYEDEVERFENEGYEIRSSHALILAKRYFAEGRFLRGAWHFRRAAASPRTLPGVCWVAGTGVRRRPLPVVATVALLVVGTTLGWRALSR, from the coding sequence ATGACTCGCGTCAGCGTCATCATCCCGACGTACAACAGAGCGGCGACGCTTCCGCGCGCGATCGACAGCGCGCTCGAGCAGACGATCGACGACCTCGAGGTGGTCGTCGTCGACGACGGGTCGACCGACGACACCGAGTCGGTGTTGGCCGCGTACGACGACCCGCGGGTTCGACCGGTTCTCCACGCGACCAACCAGGGTGCGAACGTCGCCCGGAACACGGGGCTCGAGCACGCACGCGGGGAGTACGTCGCCTTCCTCGACTCCGACGACGAGTGGCACCCGGAGAAGCTCGAGCGCCAGCTCGCGGCGCTCACGGATCGCTCGAGCGACTGGGTCGGCGCTTACTGCGATTCGACGTACGATCTGTCCGGCGCGAGCGGGGCGCTCCGCTCGACCGCCGCGTCCGTGCTCGCCCGTGCGGACGACGAGCCGACCCGGAGCGGCGGCGAGGAGCTGGTCGGCGAGATTCTCGCGGACAACGTCCAACCGGGTGCCGGCTCGACGCTGCTGGTCCGCACCGCGGTCGCCAGGGCGGCCGGCGGGTTCGACGAGGAACTCGATCGGTTCCAGGACCCCGAGTTCTGTCTGCGCGTGCTCGAGCAGGGAAAACTCGTCTACGTCGACGAGGAACTCGTCCGTCGCGAGGACACCGGCCACCCGCCGGCGGACGTCGTCGCGAACGCGAGCGAGCAGTACCTCTCGGCGTACGAGGACGAGGTCGAGCGCTTCGAGAACGAAGGGTACGAGATTCGCTCGAGTCACGCGCTTATCCTGGCAAAGCGCTACTTCGCGGAGGGACGGTTCCTCCGTGGCGCGTGGCACTTCCGACGGGCCGCGGCGTCGCCGCGGACGCTCCCCGGCGTCTGCTGGGTCGCCGGTACCGGCGTTCGACGGCGGCCCCTCCCGGTCGTCGCAACGGTCGCCCTGCTGGTGGTGGGAACGACCCTCGGCTGGCGCGCGCTCAGTCGGTGA
- a CDS encoding glycosyltransferase, which produces MHVLHLITSTRSFFEQQIAVLEDRGIECTIVGVPGEYSADSPRTPLDYLRFHPRVLSHALSGEYDLVHGHYGLVAPFAIAQPTRPVVLSLWGTDVMSDMAWLRRISRYGARFADATIVPSPVMSRELDVDHVEIPFGVDTDRFRPIPRDEARDRIGWDADARIALFPYDPSRAVKDFPRAERVADRADADLEVRTIDDVPYDEMPYYMNASDVLLVTSRRESGPMVVKEAAACNVPVVSTDVGFVRETIAGVDGCVVGTTDDELAAGLERVLDGSRRSNGRDAVDGLGLEAMGDRLLDVYRRVLDRPSETVHRTGVGHEV; this is translated from the coding sequence ATGCACGTTCTTCATCTTATCACCTCCACACGATCGTTCTTCGAACAGCAGATCGCGGTCCTTGAGGACCGCGGTATCGAGTGTACTATCGTCGGCGTTCCCGGGGAGTACAGCGCCGACTCCCCGCGGACGCCGCTCGACTACCTTCGCTTTCACCCGCGGGTGCTCTCACACGCGCTGTCGGGCGAGTACGACCTCGTCCACGGCCATTACGGGCTCGTCGCACCGTTCGCGATCGCCCAGCCCACCCGGCCCGTCGTCTTGAGCCTGTGGGGAACGGACGTGATGAGCGACATGGCGTGGCTCCGTCGGATCAGCCGGTACGGCGCTCGGTTCGCCGACGCGACGATCGTCCCGAGCCCGGTGATGTCCCGCGAACTCGACGTCGATCACGTCGAAATCCCGTTCGGCGTCGACACGGACCGCTTCAGACCGATTCCGCGCGACGAGGCCCGCGACCGGATCGGCTGGGACGCCGACGCCCGGATCGCGCTGTTCCCGTACGATCCGAGCCGGGCGGTCAAGGACTTCCCGCGGGCCGAACGCGTCGCCGACCGCGCCGACGCCGACCTCGAGGTGCGGACGATCGACGACGTTCCCTACGACGAGATGCCCTACTACATGAACGCCAGCGACGTCCTCCTCGTGACCTCGCGACGGGAGAGCGGACCGATGGTCGTCAAGGAGGCGGCCGCCTGTAACGTCCCGGTCGTCTCGACCGACGTCGGCTTCGTCCGCGAGACGATCGCCGGCGTCGACGGCTGCGTCGTGGGAACGACCGACGACGAGCTCGCTGCCGGCCTCGAGCGCGTCCTCGACGGGAGCCGTCGATCGAACGGACGAGACGCGGTCGACGGGCTCGGGCTCGAGGCGATGGGTGATCGCCTCCTGGACGTGTATCGCCGCGTCCTCGACCGGCCGAGCGAGACGGTCCACCGAACGGGGGTCGGTCATGAAGTATAG
- a CDS encoding polysaccharide deacetylase family protein: MSQKRATRRRFLALSGAVGIAGMAGCTDQLPSMSGGNGDNSSDESPSDDSNGSTPGITDGVPSLETEFNSREQYRQPGDSFDDFSDLDAWTVGQGSGEADGEVAFDGEQSFKLQSNGSENIMAQRDLQGEDLTGLDLSLAVRTSTPMNITVNLRLVDQFGGEKVYSLRDITYRSPDIGWFRSSPGVFQQDEVEPSLDYLDRLEVHVLHSESEAEVWIDDLRTHEMADQGYVMLSWDDGTLDYYETASPLHDEYGFSTVQAPVPRWVERGDDGTMSVSQLKERQEAGDQIVVHGTHSPIAELDDADTIAERLSRDKQWYIDNGFEGANYIVHPHNSFDKTSLKQAANYHYCGGFNQAGNVNTTSVYGFDPLVLPRTIGHDLEISKRCVDVAAKHNQCTILNFHTFEAKNTMPADDYEALLEHIDSADVEVITFDGLWKLRTGNK; this comes from the coding sequence ATGTCACAGAAACGCGCGACGCGACGTCGGTTCCTCGCACTGTCGGGTGCGGTCGGAATCGCCGGAATGGCGGGCTGTACGGATCAGCTACCGTCGATGTCCGGCGGGAACGGCGACAACTCCTCGGACGAGTCGCCGTCGGACGACTCGAACGGATCGACGCCGGGGATCACGGACGGCGTTCCGTCGCTCGAAACCGAATTCAACAGCCGAGAACAGTACCGACAGCCCGGAGATTCGTTCGACGATTTCAGCGATCTCGACGCCTGGACCGTCGGTCAGGGATCGGGTGAAGCGGACGGAGAGGTCGCGTTCGACGGAGAGCAGAGCTTCAAACTCCAGTCGAATGGGAGCGAAAACATCATGGCGCAACGGGATCTCCAGGGCGAAGACCTGACAGGGCTGGACCTCTCGCTCGCGGTCCGAACGTCGACGCCGATGAACATCACGGTCAACCTGCGTCTCGTCGACCAGTTCGGCGGCGAGAAGGTGTACTCGCTCCGGGATATTACGTACCGATCGCCCGACATCGGCTGGTTCCGATCGAGCCCCGGTGTCTTTCAGCAGGACGAAGTCGAGCCGTCCCTGGACTACCTCGACCGACTCGAGGTCCACGTACTCCACTCCGAATCGGAGGCGGAGGTCTGGATCGACGACCTGCGCACGCACGAGATGGCCGATCAGGGGTACGTCATGCTGAGCTGGGACGACGGCACGCTCGACTACTACGAGACGGCGTCCCCGCTCCACGACGAGTACGGGTTTTCCACGGTCCAGGCGCCGGTGCCGCGATGGGTCGAACGGGGAGACGACGGAACCATGTCGGTCTCCCAGCTCAAAGAGCGCCAGGAGGCGGGCGACCAGATCGTCGTCCACGGCACGCACAGTCCCATAGCTGAGCTCGACGACGCGGACACGATCGCGGAACGGCTCAGCCGGGACAAACAGTGGTACATCGACAACGGCTTCGAGGGGGCGAACTACATCGTCCACCCGCACAACAGTTTCGACAAAACGAGCCTCAAGCAGGCGGCCAACTACCACTACTGCGGCGGCTTCAACCAGGCCGGGAACGTCAACACGACGAGCGTCTACGGCTTCGACCCACTGGTGCTCCCGCGAACGATCGGACACGACCTCGAGATCTCGAAGCGATGTGTCGACGTCGCCGCCAAGCACAATCAGTGTACGATCCTGAACTTCCACACGTTCGAGGCCAAGAATACGATGCCGGCGGACGACTACGAAGCGTTGCTCGAACACATCGATAGCGCCGACGTCGAGGTCATCACCTTCGACGGCCTCTGGAAACTTCGGACTGGCAATAAGTGA